The genomic DNA TGAGCATCATTCTCGAGCTTCCCGGTGGAGGATACCGTGCACATTGTAAAGGTGCTTCAGAAGTAGTCTTGGCTGCCTGTGATAAATTCATAGATGCCAGAGGTACTATTGTTGCACTTGATAAAACAGCTACAAAGAAACTCAGTGATATCATTGAAACATTTTCTAAAGAAGCACTCAGGACACTCTGCCTTGCTTATCAGGAAATGGATAATAGCTTTTCCATTGATGAGCAAATACCGCTACAAGGATACATATGCATTGGTATTGTTGGGATCAAAGATCCTGTTCGTCCAGGTGTCAGGCAGTCTGTGGCAACTTGCCGGTCTGCTGGCATTGCTGTTCGAATGGTTACAGGAGACAACATAAATACAGCAAAGGCAATTGCTCGTGAATGTGGTATACTTACTGAGGATGGTATTGCCATTGAAGGTGCTGAGTTCAGAGAGAAAAATCCCAAAGAACTCCTTGAGTTAATTCCAAAGATGCAGGTTTGCCATGTACCTAATAATTTATCTTTAGCTTGCAAGTTTTTATCCATATAGGAAATCCTCATGTGCCAGTATGCCTGTGTGCTGAAGGTCCTGGCTCGATCGTCACCACTTGATAAGCTTACACTTGTGAAACACTTGCGTACCACGTTTAATGAGGTTGTTGCCGTGACTGGTGATGGTACAAATGACGCACCAGCACTACGTGAGGCAGATATTGGACTTGCCATGGGAATTGCAGGGACTGAGGTAATAATATCACTAAGCAATGAGTATAATATCCTCGAGATATTGGAGCCTACAAATCTTTCATCTTTTAGATATAATCTTgcaagattttgcaagctaagtagACCTGAATCTTGACTTCATACTCTGGTTTCCTCCTTGAAGTCACATCTATTTACTCCACGACTGATTGATCAGGAGTATGCACTTTGCACATGTGTTCATTGGTAATGGCTGCATTCTCAATAAGAATTTCCTAGAGGAAAGCCCATTCATAGGTAGAAGTATATCTTCAAATTCTGTTATCAAGGCCCTCCACCAAAATTCATAGAGGCTGCCACACATATGATGTGTGTTTCATAAACATATGATGTAATGCAATGTTGATGCAAATAAACAGTGGCCTGTATGGCTTGTTAAGTATCAGTGTTCAACTACTTCCTCCAGTCACAAGAACATGTTGTTTAGGACAATATTTTATGAAACCTTAAAAATTACAAACATCAATGACTTTTAATTGTGACCAAAAGCTAGTAGTTCCTAGTACAATATGGGTTTTAATGCAATTTCTgataataattcaataaaatAAACATATGCAAAGGTGATATATCCTCTACTGGTTGTGGTTGCCATTTTATGTGTGTGTTGGGAGAGGGGGGGCTCTTTTTCGCCCTGAAAATAAGCTCTTCTGTATCCTCCATGATCTGAATAGGTTCCAGAGCACAAACATTTACTACCAGACTCTGTAAATTGCTTTACGCAGGTAGCAAAAGAGAGCGCTGATGTTGTTATTCTTGATGATAATTTCTCCACCATCGTAACAGTAGCCAAATGGGGACGATCTGTTTATGTCAACATCCAAAAGTTTGTGCAGTTCCAGCTGACTGTTAATATTGTCGCACTTCTGGTTAACTTCTCTTCCGCGTGCTTTACAGGTATATTTTCCTCTATAATCACAAATATAAGTCCATCTAGGTTTTAAGTTAAACTTTTTACACTTTTACTATTGATATCGATGTTAAAGTTTTATATAGATTGATATTAAAAGATTAACATTGCTAGATTCACTAAGAAAAATACTTCTATAAATATAATTCTTTCCatttaaaataatatatttttctaGATATTGTTAGTCAAAGTGTCATATTGAAGACCGTGTTAATGGTCTCAATGTGATCAGAGGAAGTTTTATTCAATAGTGTCAAGTTATCACCTCTCCATCTCATGATATACATGTTCTCATGCCAGGAGATGCTCCACTGACAGCTGTTCAACTTCTTTGGGTTAACATGATCATGGATACCCTAGGAGCACTTGCGCTTGCAACTGAACCACCTGATGATAACTTAATGAAGAAATCACCAGTTGGAAGGGCAGGGAAATTCATCACAAACGTGATGTGGAGGAATATTGTGGGGCAGTCAATATTCCAGTTTGTGGTCATTTGGTATCTACAAACTCAAGGGGAATACTTGTTTGGGCTTGAAGGCTCTGAAGCTAATACTGTTCTAAATACAATCATATTCAACACTTTCGTCTTCTGCCAGGTAAATCAACCATCACAAAATCCTCACTTTACCTAGTTTTCTACCATAGTCTATTCAGTAGACTAAAGTACCAGAGATAAGAGAAACTGGGCAGAAATGAGGAGGCCATTCCTTGGTTTAGCATTCTAGAGTACAGGACAAGGAACAGAACAGATAAGAGTTGGAAAGACAGGATAatgatgctttttttttttttggtttctaACAATATAGCTTTCCAGTGCTGAATCTGTGTATACCATGTAGGTGTTCAATGAGATAAGCTCAAGAGACATGGAAGAGATCAATGTTATCAAGGGCTTGCCACAGAACTCCATTTTCATGTGCATCCTCGCTGGCACCATCATCTTCCAGTTCATCCTCGTCCAGTTCCTGGGAGATTTTGCTAACACCACACCTCTCACCCAGCTCCAATGGTTCGTCAGCATTCTCTTTGGTCTCCTCGGGATGCCCATTGCTGCTGCCATCAAACTGATTCCTGTGGAACCTCATGGAGACGATGGACGAATATCATAATCATGTAGATTAAGAGCAATAGATCAGTTTCACCAACTGCTAACTATTGTAACCCTTACCTAATGCATAAGAATAGGAGCAGAGCACCAATTTGTGAAGAAACAGTTAGTTTGACTGCACCATAAGTACAGAATGGGTTGGTTCTCGGTGGCATACTAAATTGTATATTGAATCGTCCATTTTTTTTCCTTACAAATAGTGCCTTGTGGCTTGTATACACTAGCGTCCATTCGGTATTATGAAATGGCGTCTGGTGGGTTACAATAACGTGGATTGGCACATAAGTTATACATGTGTCAGTTCTAAGTAGACTGTAAATTTGAATGCAACAGCAGTTATATCTCTagcttgattcaaacaattcattTCTGATTTCTGCTTGTCAGTGGAAAACTGGAAATGCTCTTCTATCCAATCACACGGTCACTGCAGTGCCTTTGTTGAACAATGACACCGTTATTAAAAAAAAGGACAGCGTGATGCAAATGAGCCCCTGGGCTGTACCATTACAGCAAATGAATATACACGCTTAAAGAGATGCATATGCCTAAGTAATACTATCCAGTTGCAAGTCACCAATTTGTTGCTTACAACTGGTATGTACATCAATCAGACATCGGTGAGAACAGATCTTATCAGCTCTTTTGCTTTCTCCAGTTGCTGCCTCGAATCGTCATCATCAACAAGCTCATCGCTGACATACCTATCAATCTCAAGGAAATTCTCACGAAGAAAGTCACGAGTAAGCTGCAGCTTTTCCAATGCTAGGGAGTTGTTCCCTAGCAACTTGTCACAAACGAAAAGAGTCATGCCCAAGGCAATGCCATACTCTGATCTTTGCAGCGTCAACTGGAAGGTGGACAGAAGGACTCCGCTCACGCAATCAAGGATTCTGGGGCTTCCTTTCTTCAGGAGGATCGCCATCATTTCTGCTAGCTTTCTGCATAATGGTGAGTCCTCACCCTCTGCAGCCGGATTGCTTTGCTCGTCCTGGCCAGGCTCTTTGGAATCAAGAATCTCATTCTTTGCCACGGCAGTGACCCACAGTGGTAAGACAGAGTCAGCAAAGTGGAAGACGTTGGGTGCCATTTCATTATGTGGTCCAATTAGCCACCGGCATACAAGACCCAACAAGAGAAGAGGCAGCCATTGCTTCAGAATAGAAACTATGCTGAGTGCAAATCTTGAGCCAGCAAAGGACTCGACAGCTGGCACAAGATCAAGAAGATCATTTGCAAGGAAGAAGGCTTCCTCTGGAGGGCTTGACTCCTCAGGTGAGCTTGATAAGACCAAATGAAGTAGCTTGGCTGCGTATGTAAAGGAACTGCGTACAAGCAACAAAGCGTCCTTCAGATCATCCCCCTTGAAAGATGAACtctgttcctgatgctttttgaTGGATGATATTGCATATTTTATGTAGGATGATGCAAATTTGAGGCACCTTATTTTATCATCATTGACTGGCTTCATAGTTGTGTCAACGATAAACTTGAGAATTGAAGCGCCCAGCATAATCGCATTAAACGTGCCTTTCACTGCATTTGCATTAAGTACATCACCCACTTAGCCGGCAGTAACATTATACACAGATATTTACATTATTTTGCATGTTTTCAGAAGATAATACAAACATTCTGGTTTTTTTAATGTGACAGTAAGTTTAATAGATTTTTCACATCAGAAATTGTAAAATGTGGTGTAGCTATACCTTCAGATTCTCCTTTCTGCTGGTCTTTTGATCGTGAAGCTTTTCCATTCTTGTTCGATTTTGATGGTGGATTGTTAACAGTTCCATTTAGAAGTTTGTCGAAACAATTGAGCAGATGGTCCAGTGACTGATTTGCAGTTGAGGACTGAAACAATGAAATTTCCTATAGTAAAAAAAATTATCCAAATAAAGTAGACCTTTAACAATAGAATGGAAAAGGAAAATATGATTGATACATAAGTGTCGGAAAGCTATCAACCCAAGTGCAGTTAGCAAATTTTATTACCAGTT from Miscanthus floridulus cultivar M001 unplaced genomic scaffold, ASM1932011v1 fs_522_3_4, whole genome shotgun sequence includes the following:
- the LOC136532100 gene encoding LOW QUALITY PROTEIN: calcium-transporting ATPase 3, plasma membrane-type-like (The sequence of the model RefSeq protein was modified relative to this genomic sequence to represent the inferred CDS: deleted 2 bases in 2 codons), which encodes MYGANKFTESEVRGLWEFVWEALQDTTLVILIACALVSFVVGVATEGWPSGAHDGIGIFTSILLVVSVTATSNYKQSLQFRDLDKEKRKISIQVTRDGFRQRILIDDLLPGDVVYLAVGDQVPADGLFISGYSVLINESSLTGESEPVVINEDNPFLLSGTKVLDGSCKMLVTAVGMRTQWGKLMAAITESGDDETPLQGKLNGVANTIGNIGLFFALLTFAILSQGLVGQKYVDGLLLSWSGEDVLEVLEHFAIAVTIVVVAVPEGLPLAVTLSLAFAMKKMMNEKALVRQLAACETMGSATVICSDKTGTLTTNRMSVMKACICGNIMEVTNPPVLSSFSSKLPEFALQILLESIFNNTAGEVVINQDGKCQILGTPTEAALLDFALSIRGNFKEKLQETKIVKVEPFNSTKKRMSIILELPGGGYRAHCKGASEVVLAACDKFIDARGTIVALDKTATKKLSDIIETFSKEALRTLCLAYQEMDNSFSIDEQIPLQGYICIGIVGIKDPVRPGVRQSVATCRSAGIAVRMVTGDNINTAKAIARECGILTEDGIAIEGAEFREKNPKELLELIPKMQVLARSSPLDKLTLVKHLRTTFNEVVAVTGDGTNDAPALREADIGLAMGIAGTEVAKESADVVILDDNFSTIVTVAKWGRSVYVNIQKFVQFQLTVNIVALLVNFSSACFTGDAPLTAVQLLWVNMIMDTLGALALATEPPDDNLMKKSPVGRAGKFITNVMWRNIVGQSIFQFVVIWYLQTQGEYLFGLEGSEANTVLNTIIFNTFVFCQVFNEISSRDMEEINVIKGLPQNSIFMCILAGTIIFQFILVQFLGDFANTTPLTQLQWFVSILFGLLGMPIAAAIKLIPVEPHGDDGRIS